DNA from Deltaproteobacteria bacterium:
CCCGATACCGCCCTTCATCAGATGCGCGGGACCGAGCGCCTTGCCCACCGTCGCCCCCCGTCCCGCGCCGACGCTGCCGCGCGCAAAGTCTTCACCGTTCGATGCGAGCGCGTTTTCGCACGCCGCACGGGCGAGTTCGGGGCCGGGGTACGCCCCCGGTCGCCCAAGGCCGAGGTCGAAGAGCGCCGCCGTGGGCACCGTGGGCACCACCGAGGCGCGCACCGCGTTGCCGATGCCGCGCTCGGCGAGGAAGTCCATCACCCCTCCCGACGCGCCGAGTCCGAACGCGGAGCCGCCCGCGAAACAGACCGCGTGAGCGCGCCCGACGAGATGGTCGAGGCGTCCGGCGTCGCACTGTCTCGTGGTGGTCGCCGGACCGAGCGGCAGAAAAACAAAGGTCGCGCCGGCGGGGTCGTCCACGAGCGCCACGGTGACGCCGGTGACCGCCTCGTCGTCGTGAGCGTGGCCGATTTTCAGGCCGAAATCGCGCGGCAGCATGTGCGCACCCTATCGCCTTCGCGCGCCGATGCACAGCGGGGGATGGCGCCGCACCCGGTCGAATGTCCCGAGTGGCCGCCGGTCATCCCGACCGCGGCGGGATTTCGACCGGAACGTCGAAGGTGAACACGCTGCCACGCCCGACCTCGCTCTCGACGTGGAGCGCGCCGCCCATCAGCTTCGAGAACTCCATCGCGATCGACAGGCCGAGGCCAGACCCGCGAAAACGCTTCGTCGAAGACCGGTCGGATTGGTAGAAAGACTGAAAGATCTTTTCGCGATCCTCGG
Protein-coding regions in this window:
- a CDS encoding P1 family peptidase, yielding MLPRDFGLKIGHAHDDEAVTGVTVALVDDPAGATFVFLPLGPATTTRQCDAGRLDHLVGRAHAVCFAGGSAFGLGASGGVMDFLAERGIGNAVRASVVPTVPTAALFDLGLGRPGAYPGPELARAACENALASNGEDFARGSVGAGRGATVGKALGPAHLMKGGIGAATAASSDGAAAFALVALNAFGDIVDADTGELLAGARDPEDPHRLANLPARLGLDLSAAVPSPIENTTLALVAVNARLGGAALHRVARMASAGLARAIVPAHCVFDGDVLFALATGYADANENLLGHLAATAIARACADAVRSADGLGLVPDRGTLKASVVE